The following nucleotide sequence is from Sphingomonas swuensis.
GCCCAACGCGAGCCGGTTCCTTGCGGTTCCGTTACGCTCACCTTGGAATGTTTGACCTCATGCCCTAAATAGGTCGGGCCGGGCAACCGGCTATGCTGGTAGAGTGTAGGTAGAAATAAGCATTTCGGACCCGGGGGGCAGTACCCCGGCGCCTCCACCATCAGCGGCGCAAAGAGCCAGCGCCGTTGCTGATGGGGGCGAAACAGGATCGACGAGTGTGGTAAAGTGCTTGCTGCCAGCGGGCTTGGACAGGCCCTAAAACCGTCATTCTCACAAGTGCCAACGATAACGAGGCGCTCGCGATTGCTGCGTAACTGACGGCCTAACGGTCAGAAGTTACAAAGCTTAAGCGCGGTTGGACCGAACCGGGCAACAGAATCGGATTCCAGCGGTACGGGGAGCACCGGGCAACAGAAGCTCCCCACTTTCCCCTGACCGACCTGCAAAGCGACATTGCAAGGCCGAGGTGTGCCAACTACCTAAGGCACCACGACCATGATTTCAGGGGAATCTACGCCGATGACTGTCCTTCGCCGACTTGGCCTGTTGGCACCGCTCGCTGCCGTTTCCCTCGCCGGATGCGGTCTCAACTCGGTCCCGACTGCCGAAGAAGACGTCAACGCCAAGTGGGGCAACCTGCAGAGCGAGTATCAGCGTCGCTCGGACCTCATCCCCAATCTCGTCAACACGGTTAAGGGCGCGGCTCAGCAGGAAAAGAGCGTGCTGGTCGAGGTGACCCAGGCTCGCGCAAACGCGAGCCGTATCCAGCTTAGCACCGACGACCTGTCCGATCCGGCGCGGGTGAGTGCCTTCAACAATGCGCAGAACCAGCTGACGCTGAGCCTGCAGCGCCTCCAGGAAGCCTATCCCGAGCTCAAGACCAACCAGAACTTCCTGACGCTTCAAGCCCAGATCGAGGGCACGGAGAACAGCATTCTGGTCGCGCGCCGCGACTACAATGAGTCGGTTCAGGGCTACAACACGCGTATTCGGACCTTCCCCGACGCGGTCGGCGCCAAGATCTTCTACGGCGCCAAGCCCAAGGTGCCGTTCGAAGCCGCCGCCGGGGCGCAGGCCGCACCGCCGGTCAACTTCAACGTTCAGTAGGGCGGGGTGAAGCGGGCCTTCCTGGCGGTGGCGATCGCGGCGACGCAGCCGTCGCTGTCTGCCTGCTACATCGACACGGACGAACAGGACTCGATCACCTATCACGGCAATGGCGTGGTCGAGGCGACCAAGGGTGGCGAGGGCCTGCGAATGGGAATAGGTGTTCGCCCGTCCGAGGACTCTCCGCAACAAGCCCGTGACATGGCCCAGGCGACAAAGGGACGAATTGTCATCCTCGACGGCGGTTTGCCTCCACCTGCGGGGGCTCGCCTCGCGAAGCGCATCGACGCGATCCGGTCGGCGGGAGGGCCTCCCATCTTCGTTGCGGCCGTGCCGGTCGCGGAGGGTGAATCGCTGGAACGCCTCGGCTGGGCCGTCAGGAACCCCACGTCCGGTAGCCGCACACTGCTGATCGACACCACGTCCAAGCAGGTGCGGATCATGGGCGACATGCCGGTCGAGCAGAAAGCCGCAGTCACGCGGGCGATGCAGCCCGACCTTGCGGCGGGACGATTAGAGCAAGCGATTGCACTCGGGATCGAGCGGCTGGCTTCATGATCGGACGTATGCTTCTCGCCCTGTGGCTGGCGCTGTCGATCGCCATGCCAGCGGCTGCGCAGACCTTCCCCAAGCTGACCGGTCGCGTCGTCGACCAGGCCGATCTGCTCGATCCTACGAGAGAGGCAGTGCTCTCGTCGCGACTGGAGACGCTCGAGAAGCAGACCGGTCGGCAACTTGTCGTTGCCACCCTGTCCAGCCTCGAGGGGAGGACGGTCGAGGATTATGGCTACCGGCTCGGCCGCGAGTGGAAGATCGGTGATGCGCAGAAGGACGACGGTGTCCTGCTGATCGTCGCTCCCAACGAAAAGAAGGTGCGGGTCGAAACCGGCTACGGGGCCCGCGTCTTCCTGACCGACGCGGTCAGCAGCATCATCGTCAACAATGCGATCCTGCCGCGCTTCAAGGCCGGAGATTTCCCGGGTGGGATCGAGGCCGGCGTGAACGAACTCGCTACGCAGATGCAGTTGCCGCCCGCAGAGGCCGCCAAGCGCATCCAGAAAGCGGAGGCGAATGCCGCTCCGCCGGGGCGGGAGCGGTCTTCGGGCACGTCGGTCTTCGGTCTCATCTTCTGGGGCTTCGTCATCCTCATGGTGCTGATGAGCTTCGCACGGCGCGGCGGCGGTCGGCGCTACCGAGGCAAGCGCCGGCGCGGCAGTGGCGGTGTCGACCCGATGGTCGTGCTCTGGGGCCTCGATGTCCTCAGCCATGCCGCTCGTAGCGGTGGCGGCGGTGGTGGTGGTTGGAGTGGCGGGGGAGGTGGTGGCTTCTCGGGCGGCGGCGGTTTCTCCGGCGGCGGCGGATCGTTTGGCGGCGGGGGAGCGTCGGGATCATGGTGACGCTGGCACTGCGCGACGAGGATCACCGCCGCGTAAGCGAGGCAATCGCCGCAGCCGAGTCGAGCAGCGACGGCGAAATCCTGACCATCGTCAGCGCGGATAGCGACAGCTACCACGATGTTGCGCTGCACTGGGCGGTGCTGGCGATGCTGGGCGTTCTCGCCTTCGCATCCTGGCAGGCCCCGATGCTGTCCGGCTGGTGGGAGCGCTGGTTAGGGGATTGGGGCCAGGCGGCGACCACCGGCCAGATCCTGTTCCTCGTCCTTGTTCTCGTCACGCTCAAGTTCCTCGGAGTATTGCTGCTGCTCCGCTGGCGGCCCCTCCGTTTGGCGCTCACCCCCGGCGCGACCAAGACCCGGCGTGTGCGGCGGCGGGCGATCGCGTTGTTCAGGGCGGCGGCGGAACGGCGCACCACGGGACGCACCGGAGTGCTCATCTATCTCTCGCTGGCCGAACACCGGGCCGAGATTGTCGCCGACGAGGCCGTTACCAGCGTGACGACTCCCGAATGCTGGGGCGACGCGATGGCCGAACTGGTCGGCGAGCTTCGCGCGGGTCGGCCGGGCGAGGGCCTTGCGCTCGCCGTGGAGGAAGTCGGCGAGGTGCTGACACGCCACTTCCCCAAGACAAGTACCGACACCAACGAGATTCCCGACAAGCTGATCGTCCTGTGAGCGACCCCGATCTCGACATCCCGCCCGAGACGATGTGGGAGGGACGCTTCGTCATCGCCCAGCGCAAGGGCAGGTGGGAATATGCGGGAAGGGTCGGCGGGATCCGCGCCGTGGTCGTCCTCGCCGAGCATGACGGGCGGTGGATCCTGGTCGAGCAGCCCCGCGCCGCGGTAGGAGGACTGTGCCTGGAATTGCCGGCGGGGCTCGTCGGTGACCATGGCGACGGGGCTTCGATCGAAGAGACCGCAGTTCGCGAACTTGAGGAGGAAGCCGGCTTCACAGCAGAACGGATCGAACGCCTCGGTGACTTCCATGCGTCCCCGGGCATGCTCAGCGAAAGCTTCACCCTCGTCAGAGCCCACGGCGTGCGGAAGGTCGGCGAGGGCGGAGGCGTCGCGGGAGAGGAGCAGATCACCGTCCACCTGGTCGACAAGGCTGATCTTGCTGCTTTCGTCGAGCGGCGTCGGAAAGCCGGCGTCGCCCTCGACGTCAAGCTGCTGCTTCCGCTTGCATCAGTTTTGCTTGCCTAAACAGCGGGTTGGCAATCGCGGGTTCAGCCGCCCAAGGCGAAGCACGGTCATGTCCATCATCCACTTGTCGAACGCCGCCTTGGCTTTGCAGCAGGCGGACGGCAGTGACGATCACGAAACAATCATGAGGGTTCCGCAACGA
It contains:
- a CDS encoding LemA family protein yields the protein MTVLRRLGLLAPLAAVSLAGCGLNSVPTAEEDVNAKWGNLQSEYQRRSDLIPNLVNTVKGAAQQEKSVLVEVTQARANASRIQLSTDDLSDPARVSAFNNAQNQLTLSLQRLQEAYPELKTNQNFLTLQAQIEGTENSILVARRDYNESVQGYNTRIRTFPDAVGAKIFYGAKPKVPFEAAAGAQAAPPVNFNVQ
- a CDS encoding TPM domain-containing protein; translation: MIGRMLLALWLALSIAMPAAAQTFPKLTGRVVDQADLLDPTREAVLSSRLETLEKQTGRQLVVATLSSLEGRTVEDYGYRLGREWKIGDAQKDDGVLLIVAPNEKKVRVETGYGARVFLTDAVSSIIVNNAILPRFKAGDFPGGIEAGVNELATQMQLPPAEAAKRIQKAEANAAPPGRERSSGTSVFGLIFWGFVILMVLMSFARRGGGRRYRGKRRRGSGGVDPMVVLWGLDVLSHAARSGGGGGGGWSGGGGGGFSGGGGFSGGGGSFGGGGASGSW
- a CDS encoding NUDIX hydrolase; protein product: MSDPDLDIPPETMWEGRFVIAQRKGRWEYAGRVGGIRAVVVLAEHDGRWILVEQPRAAVGGLCLELPAGLVGDHGDGASIEETAVRELEEEAGFTAERIERLGDFHASPGMLSESFTLVRAHGVRKVGEGGGVAGEEQITVHLVDKADLAAFVERRRKAGVALDVKLLLPLASVLLA